A section of the Oryzias melastigma strain HK-1 linkage group LG2, ASM292280v2, whole genome shotgun sequence genome encodes:
- the dnajc27 gene encoding dnaJ homolog subfamily C member 27: METTAPKRRDKKSLRVKVISLGNAEVGKSCIIKRYCEKRFVPKYLATIGIDYGVTKVQVRDREIKVNIFDMAGHPFFYEVRNEFYKDSQGVLLVYDVGVRESFEALDSWLGEMKQEMGSQANMDSIVFIVCANKVDLTKRRVVDEGEGRLWAESRGFHYFETSAQSGEGINEMFQAFFSSITDMCENGGKRPVSEVSVGFTKEQADTIRRIRNSKDSWDMLGVKPGATREEVNKAYRKLAVLLHPDKCVAPGSEDAFKAVVNARTSLLKNIK, translated from the exons agctgcattaTCAAACGTTACTGCGAGAAGAGGTTCGTTCCCAAGTATCTGGCCACCATCGGGATCGACTACGGCGTCACCAA GGTGCAGGTCCGAGACCGAGAGATCAAGGTGAACATCTTCGACATGGCGGGTCATCCCTTCTTCTACGAG GTGCGGAACGAGTTCTATAAGGACAGCCAGGGCGTGCTGCTGGTGTACGACGTGGGGGTGCGCGAGAGCTTCGAGGCTCTGGACAGCTGGCTGGGAGAGATGAAGCAGGAGATGGGCTCGCAGGCCAACATGGACAGCATCGTGTTCATCGTCTGTGCTAACAAG GTGGACTTAACAAAGAGAAGGGTGGTGGACGAGGGCGAGGGCcgtttgtgggcggagtctaGAGGGTTTCACTACTTCGAGACGTCGGCTCAGAGCGGCGAGGGCATCAACGAGATGTTCCAG GCCTTCTTCTCCTCCATCACCGACATGTGCGAGAACGGCGGGAAGCGGCCGGTGTCCGAGGTCAGCGTGGGCTTCACCAAAGAGCAGGCCGACACCATCAGGCGCATCCGCAACAGCAAGGACTCATGGGATATGCTTGGTGTGAAACCTGGTGCCACACG GGAGGAGGTGAACAAGgcctacaggaagctggccgTCCTGCTTCACCCGGACAAATGCGTGGCGCCCGGCAGCGAGGACGCTTTCAAGGCGGTGGTGAACGCCCGTACCTCACTGCTGAAGAACATTAAATGA